In Terriglobales bacterium, the genomic window GAGCACGCCACCTCGCGTACCCGGTCGGTGCCGCTGCGATGGTCTTTCCGGGTCATCCGCGCGTGGAACCCCTGCCTGCTGCAGAAGTCGAGGATCTCCTCCGCATCCGTAGCCACGATCACGTCGTCTAATAAGGAGGAAGCGCGCGCCGCCCGGTACACCCAGGCCACCATGGGCTGGCCCGCGATCTCGCGCAGCGCCTTGCGCGCCAGCCGCCTGGACCCCAGCCGCGCCGGGATGATGGCCACCGCTTTCATCCGCGCCATTCTACTGGTAGAATCGATTGCGGTCGCCTTCCTGTAGTTCTTCCCCACATTGGCGGTGTAGCTCAGGTGGCTAGAGCGAGGGTCTCATAATCCCTAGGTCGTTGGTTCGAGTCCAACCGCCGCCACCAATGTCTCTCCCGGGTTCCGAAGCCACCCACGGTTCTATTCCTGGGGGCACTCTGCTTTGCTGGGGGATGGATCGGGTGTGCGTCGGAAGGGAAGGAATAGCACTTGCGCAGCGTTCAGTTCGCTCCCCCGGGGCAGCTCCGCCAGGCCGTAACGCGCCTCCCGCGGATTCGCCGTGAGACCTGCACGATACGTCCCGAACAGCCTGTCCCACAAGGAGAACACCACGCCAAAGTTCGCGTTTTGCTCCGGGACCGCCTCCGAGTGATGGACGCGGTGCATGCCGGGAGTCACGATCACCAGGCGCAGCACACGATCCGCTGACTCTGGAAACCTGAGATTGGCGTGATGGAGGAGGTTCAGCACCACGACGATCAGCTCGTTGAACGCGACTGCACCCGGCGGCGGCCCGGACACAACCACCGTCACCAGCAGCAGACCCTGGCTGACCAGTGTTTCCAGGGGGTGGAAACGGAAGCCGGTGGTCAGATCCAGCTCCGACTCGCTGTGGTGCACCTGATGCACACGCCACATCAGGCCGACAGCGTGAAACAGGCGATGGGAGGTGTACGCCCGGAGATCCACCAGGGCAAGGCCCACCGCAAACTGCACCACAAACGGCAAGGGGAGTTGGTTCAGCAGGCCTCGGGATGTGGCCTGCATGCTGAAAGCGAGCGCCAGCGCGCTCAGCTGCAAAATCAATCTCGCCGCTGCCAGGGAGGACAGGTATAAGCCGATATTACTGAGCCAGCGCCGGGGAGTCGAGCTGCGCAACGAGCGCAGCGGAACGAATGTCTCCACCGCGGCGACAGCCAGGAAACCACACACGAAGACGTACGACCACACGCGCTCGTGCATCAGAAACAGCCTGCCTGCGGGTCGCTTGCCGCTTCTACCGTTTGATTATCCGGCGCAGCAACGCCACGCCGCCCATCCCGGAGGCCAGCAGGGCCAAAGACGCAGGCTCGGGGACCTTCTGGAAGTTTTCGCCGGCGAACGCCGGTACCGCCACCACCAGCATCGCGATCGCAAACAGCAGGTACTTGTTCATGAGCCTTCTCCTGATTGGTTGGTAGAATCTGGGACTCACTTGAGTCACAGCACGCAGGCCACCATTCCTAACTCAATGGATTCAATGACTTAGCCGGGGGCAGGGCGGGCGGAACTGCAACTCCTTGCAGCTACGGGAAGGTCATTGTCACATTGTCATGTGACCTCCGACACGACGACATGTGACGTCCGGACGGGCCCGGGCCCTAGCGCTTCGCCACCGCCTCGATCATGCAGTTGAACACCGCCCGCAGCTCCTTGATCCCGTACGTCGCCGGATAGCCCATCCGCTCCGCCAGCAACTGGTCGCGCAGCATCCCCTCGAACATCCCGGTCAGCCCGGAGCGCAGCGCCTGCGCGTCCAAGTCCTCCCGCAGCGAACCCGCCTGCTTCATCTGTCCCAGGATGCCGTCCAGCACCTTGACGAACCGCAGGTAGCCCTCGGTCATCAGGACCATCCGGCCTTCTTTGCGCACTCGCCGTCCTTCCAGCAGGAACAGCTGCTTCAGCTCCGGGTCGCGTTGCAGCGTGTTCACCATCAGGTCGAGCAGCGCCCGCAGTTTCTCCTTCGGCGAGGCCGGCTCCTCGACGCTCCGACTTTGGTACGCCATCTGCTCCCAACCCTGCTCGAAGATGGCTTCCAGCAGCCCTTCCTTGCTGCCGAAGTGCTTCATCAGTTGCGACTCGCTGGTGCCTGCCTGCCGCGCGATGTTGACCGTGCTGGTGTTCTCGTAGCCGCGCGAGGCGAACAGCTGCTTGGCCGCTTGCAGGATGCGGTCGTGCGACGACAGCGCCGGCGCCGCCGCTTCCGCCGCCGCATTCGCTTTCCGGGAAGGCATAAGTGAATCACTACTACCGCGGCCGCCGGTTTGGCAAGGACACCACCGTTAGCCCAACGCCCCGATTTACCAGTCGGTACACTAGCCCCGCTCGGAACTCCCCGCCGCCCCCATGTTCCTTCGGACCAATCTTGCCTGGCCGGGTCATCGTCCCTGTTTTCGGAGTCTTGCATGTGCTTGACCGTCCGGGGATTGGACCTTACATCGTCTTTTCGGACACGTACCCCGGTAACTGGCGCAGGCGCATCTTCCGGGGTTAGTAATGTATCAATCTGTTAGCTGGCGTTGTTGGGGTACCGATCATGGGCGCCACAGTCAAGCAGCTTCGAAACCTGAAAGTGGTCCTGGTGGACGCCGACCCTGCTTTCACCCGCGAGTGGAGCAGGATCTTCGAAGCCGATGGCCACTCAGTCGTCTGCTGCAACGACCTGCCCAGCGCCTACCGCGCCGTCGCCGAAGGCTGCGACTGTCTCATCACCGCTCTCCACATCCGCGGCCTCTCCGGACTGGATCTCATCCGCGCCGCCAATCATCCTGCGGGGCCGGTCATGATCCTGCTCACCGCCGACCCTTCACCGGACATCGAAACCCAGGCCCTGGCCGCCGGCGCCAGTTGCCTCTTCGAGAAGGACGTGGAGAGCGCGCTGCTGCGTTCCACCGTCGAAGCCCTCTGCGGCGCCATCTACCAGCCGGTCATGCGCTACGCCACCGGCGAGTTCTCCGTCAGCACCCTGCGTTCCGCCGTCTGAAGTTCCTACTTCTGCAATCTGCCTTCTTCGTTCTGCCTTGTGGGTTGATTTTCCTCCTGCCTCCTGCCTCCTGCTTCCTGCCTCCTGCTTCCTGCCTCCCGCTTCCTGCCTCCCGCTTCCTGCCTCCTGCCTCCCGCTTCCTGCCTTCGCCGCCTAGCTAACCTTCTCCCGGCCGCCGCGTCACACTCAGTGTTCAGGTTCCCGTCGGCTGGGCGCTCTCGCCCGGCCCAAGACGAGGGGCGGATCGCGCCGCCCCTCGTCCTCCTCCCACTGGCACAGCCACTTCGCCGTGTGATGCCAGTCACAGTGCGGCTGGCCCTCCTCTCGTATCCTCGAAGTCGAAGCGCCAGCGATCGCCATTCGGAGGTGAACGGCATGCGGGGCAATCAGAAGGTCCTCAAGGAGTTGAACGCCGCTTTGCAGGCGGAACTGACCGCCATCGTGCAGTACATGGTCCAGGCGGAGATGTGTCACAACTGGGGATACCAGCGGCTGGGCGAACTCACCAAGCGCCGCGCCATCGAGGAGATGAAACACGCCGAGGGCCTGATCGAACGCATCCTGTTCCTGGACGGCACTCCCGCCATCGACGTTGCCTTGCAGCCAAAAGTCGGCGCCGATGTGCCAAAGCAGCTGGAGACCGACCTCGCCGACGAGACCGACGCCGTGCGCCAGTACAACCAGTCGGTCAAGATCTGCCGTGAGTCGGGGGACGCGGGCTCACGCGAGCTGTTCGAGCACATGATCGTTGACGAGGAACGCCATGCCGACTTCCTGGAAGCGCAATTGCATTCCATCAAGGAGATCGGCCTCGCCAACTATCTCGCCGAGCAGCTCAAGGAGAAATAGGCCTTACCACCCCTTCCGCTTCCTCAGCTCGGTGATGTGCGCGCAATGGTGCCGTGAATGCCAGGAGTAGAGCGCCAGCAGCCAGTCGACGGTGCGCACGCCCGCCTCGGGATGGTGCAAGGTGCGCTCGTAATCCGCCGGCTGCAGCGACTTCCAC contains:
- a CDS encoding NTP transferase domain-containing protein yields the protein MKAVAIIPARLGSRRLARKALREIAGQPMVAWVYRAARASSLLDDVIVATDAEEILDFCSRQGFHARMTRKDHRSGTDRVREVACS
- a CDS encoding sterol desaturase family protein, translated to MHERVWSYVFVCGFLAVAAVETFVPLRSLRSSTPRRWLSNIGLYLSSLAAARLILQLSALALAFSMQATSRGLLNQLPLPFVVQFAVGLALVDLRAYTSHRLFHAVGLMWRVHQVHHSESELDLTTGFRFHPLETLVSQGLLLVTVVVSGPPPGAVAFNELIVVVLNLLHHANLRFPESADRVLRLVIVTPGMHRVHHSEAVPEQNANFGVVFSLWDRLFGTYRAGLTANPREARYGLAELPRGSELNAAQVLFLPFRRTPDPSPSKAECPQE
- a CDS encoding PEP-CTERM sorting domain-containing protein: MNKYLLFAIAMLVVAVPAFAGENFQKVPEPASLALLASGMGGVALLRRIIKR
- a CDS encoding TetR/AcrR family transcriptional regulator, whose amino-acid sequence is MPSRKANAAAEAAAPALSSHDRILQAAKQLFASRGYENTSTVNIARQAGTSESQLMKHFGSKEGLLEAIFEQGWEQMAYQSRSVEEPASPKEKLRALLDLMVNTLQRDPELKQLFLLEGRRVRKEGRMVLMTEGYLRFVKVLDGILGQMKQAGSLREDLDAQALRSGLTGMFEGMLRDQLLAERMGYPATYGIKELRAVFNCMIEAVAKR
- a CDS encoding response regulator, coding for MGATVKQLRNLKVVLVDADPAFTREWSRIFEADGHSVVCCNDLPSAYRAVAEGCDCLITALHIRGLSGLDLIRAANHPAGPVMILLTADPSPDIETQALAAGASCLFEKDVESALLRSTVEALCGAIYQPVMRYATGEFSVSTLRSAV
- the bfr gene encoding bacterioferritin, whose protein sequence is MRGNQKVLKELNAALQAELTAIVQYMVQAEMCHNWGYQRLGELTKRRAIEEMKHAEGLIERILFLDGTPAIDVALQPKVGADVPKQLETDLADETDAVRQYNQSVKICRESGDAGSRELFEHMIVDEERHADFLEAQLHSIKEIGLANYLAEQLKEK